GGCTCACCAGCTGCAAATTCGGGTCAATCCCATAGAAAAAACCGTTTCGGAGCCGAAACGGTTTTTTTGCGCGCGGACGCTATGTATCAAAACACCATCGGGACGTAGCCTTCCATCAGGTAATCCGAGATGATTTTTCCCACAAAATCAACATCGAATCCCAAATTCCGGATATCGTCCGAAATGCCCTCATTATCGGAGATGAATTTGCAGGCTACGGGTGTGACCTTGCCCAGAACCTCCGCCGCCTTCTCCCGAACATCCTTGTCCTCAACCAGCAGCTTTTCAAAAGGACCGAAAAAAACGACCTTGACCTCAGGCAGCCATCCCCTTTTCAGTGCGTTTGCCGTATAAAGCAATCCTGACAGCGCTTTTTCCTTTTCAGCGGTGGAAAGAATCACCAACAGTTTCGTGCTCATCTTGACCAGCCTCCCTTAAATTATAGGAATTAAATCTCGCAGATTCGTGCAACGATGTCACTTCCATTATAATAGTTTTCGGAAAATTTAATATCCCGTTTACATCATCTTAATCTCCTGTTGAAGGTGCTTTGCGACAATCATAGAGTACCATAACTATTGCGGTAAGGGGAAGGTAAGATGGAGAATCGAATTCTAGTCGTTGATGACGACCCATCCATTTCCAAGCTGATTGAATTTCATTTGAAATTGGCCGGGTTTGAAGTTCAATGCGTGCATGATGGGGATTCCGTATTGAATATGGTGAATGATTACCGGCCGTCGTTGATCGTCTTGGACGTCATGCTGCCGAAAATGGACGGTATTCAAGTTTGCCGGAAATTACGCGGCCAAAACAATATGACACCGATTATTATGCTGAGCGCGCTTCACGAGATTCCCGACAAGATCGTCGGATTGGATAACGGAGCCGATGATTATATGACCAAGCCGTTCAGTCCTCAGGAATTGATTTCCCGCATTCATTCCGTAGTGAGAAGAGTCAGGCCTTTCTTGCCAGCGGATGAATATGAGTCCATTCAAATCGGCAGCATTGAGATCTTTCCCGAACAAAGGGAAGTGACCGTTGACGGCAAGTCGACGGAGTTGACCCCGAAGGAATTTGAGCTGCTCTATTTTTTGTGCAAGCACAAAGGAAAAGTGATGAGCCGCAGGCAACTGCTTCATGGAGTGTGGGACTACAACTTTCTGGAGGACACACGCATCGTGGATGTCCACATCAGTCATCTGCGGGATAAAATCGAGAAGAATTCGCGTGATCCTGAATACATTATTACGATACGCAACGTGGGCTACAAGCTCAAAGACCCGGGGATCGGCCAGGCTTCCATGGCCTAGACGCCCTGCAAACCACTCGGTTTTGGACGAGTGGTTTCTTTACGTAAAAACATCAGAATGGAGGAATCACGATGGATACGGGAAGCCATTTATTGTTTGGTGCCACATTGGCCGGATTGGCCTATCTGGATCCTGTTGTGGCAGATCATGCGGCGTTGGCTCATGCCGTTTTCTGGGGCACACTGGTCGGTTCCCACGCCCCGGATTTCGATACGGTCGCCAGGTTGAAAGGATATCCCGCATATATCAGGACGCACCGGGGCATCAGCCATTCCGTTCCGGCCTTATTCATTTGGCCTTTGCTGATTTCAGCTCTGATGGTCTTGTTGTTCGGGCTTGAGCGGAACGGCTGGCATTTGTACTTATGGATATGGATTGCCGTTGTTTTTCATGTGTTGCTCGATTCCTTCAATGCTTACGGAGTGCAATCTCTTCGTCCATGGAAGAAGAAATGGGTCGCTTTGGATGTGCTGTCGTTGTTTGAACCGTTTTTATTTGCCCTGCATGCGGCCGGGTTAATTTTGTGGTTGGCCGGA
This is a stretch of genomic DNA from Ferviditalea candida. It encodes these proteins:
- a CDS encoding response regulator transcription factor, with translation MENRILVVDDDPSISKLIEFHLKLAGFEVQCVHDGDSVLNMVNDYRPSLIVLDVMLPKMDGIQVCRKLRGQNNMTPIIMLSALHEIPDKIVGLDNGADDYMTKPFSPQELISRIHSVVRRVRPFLPADEYESIQIGSIEIFPEQREVTVDGKSTELTPKEFELLYFLCKHKGKVMSRRQLLHGVWDYNFLEDTRIVDVHISHLRDKIEKNSRDPEYIITIRNVGYKLKDPGIGQASMA